The proteins below are encoded in one region of Caulobacter henricii:
- a CDS encoding methyltransferase domain-containing protein: MTFGNDINPDILKSIPLDRRHVLEVGCGNGRFAEAYRARNPDARYVGLELLDAKARDAASFVDSIVVGDVAAESVMAGLDQARANDTFDAVIFRGVLQDLNAPSAVLAGLRARTGRGGICVAGVPNVSHWALLQQQLKGEWPYVTADRANPVTPQLFTRVSAIKMFQMAGWTVLEASPFIISPEETEAAIRAFAPIAESLGVSSDNLRRDLSAFQWIIKAINGPPSETTTVAAIGMAKFAGVTEPRVDHPLAALASTPGSRVSWGAGSVNVPRHWPPGVFLLHRQFLNDGPLNRVVSGLIDRGWTITSDIDDDPHHWREFVESDFHAFRGVHAVTVSTEPLATMIRQWNPNVTVFPNAIAELPRIEATTPKSGPRLKVFFGALNRGGDWAGLSEAIIAAARSLADRLEFVVVHDEAFYKALPDEVTKVFHPTLPHADYMKALAGCDLALLPLADTPFNRLKSDLKFIECCAAGVVPICSPIVYGDTPEHLDIGVFADTPASWEKALRDLAADPGEVQARRERGLAYVRARRMHAQQVPLRQAYYRDLMAQRPELEAQRQARIAAARPAR, encoded by the coding sequence ATGACCTTTGGCAACGACATCAATCCCGATATCCTCAAATCCATCCCGCTTGATCGTCGGCACGTCCTGGAGGTCGGTTGCGGCAACGGCCGCTTCGCCGAAGCCTACCGCGCCCGCAATCCTGATGCCCGCTATGTTGGACTTGAGCTGCTCGACGCCAAAGCGCGTGACGCGGCCTCTTTTGTCGACTCGATCGTCGTCGGAGACGTCGCCGCCGAATCCGTCATGGCCGGTCTGGATCAGGCGAGAGCGAACGACACTTTCGACGCCGTGATTTTCAGGGGTGTCCTGCAGGACCTGAATGCGCCCTCGGCCGTTCTGGCAGGTCTGCGGGCGCGCACGGGTCGTGGCGGGATCTGCGTTGCCGGCGTTCCCAATGTCTCCCATTGGGCCTTGTTGCAGCAGCAGCTGAAGGGAGAATGGCCCTACGTGACAGCAGACAGGGCGAACCCTGTCACGCCCCAGCTTTTCACGCGGGTCTCCGCCATCAAGATGTTCCAGATGGCAGGTTGGACGGTCCTTGAAGCGTCGCCTTTCATCATTTCACCGGAGGAAACCGAAGCGGCGATCAGGGCCTTCGCACCGATCGCCGAGTCCTTGGGCGTTTCATCAGACAATCTGCGACGCGACCTCTCTGCCTTTCAGTGGATCATCAAGGCGATCAACGGCCCGCCGTCTGAAACCACCACAGTCGCGGCCATCGGCATGGCGAAGTTCGCTGGCGTAACCGAGCCGCGGGTGGATCATCCCCTGGCAGCGCTCGCCAGCACCCCTGGCAGCAGGGTTTCCTGGGGGGCAGGATCTGTAAACGTGCCCCGCCATTGGCCGCCGGGCGTCTTCCTGCTGCATCGCCAGTTCCTCAATGACGGTCCGCTGAACAGGGTGGTCAGCGGCCTGATCGACCGCGGATGGACCATCACATCGGACATCGACGATGATCCGCACCACTGGCGTGAATTTGTGGAGTCCGACTTCCACGCCTTTCGCGGCGTGCATGCCGTGACCGTCAGCACCGAACCGCTGGCGACGATGATCCGGCAGTGGAATCCGAACGTAACGGTCTTTCCAAATGCCATTGCCGAGTTGCCACGCATCGAGGCGACAACGCCCAAGTCCGGCCCACGCCTGAAGGTGTTTTTCGGCGCGCTCAATCGCGGCGGGGATTGGGCCGGGCTGTCAGAGGCGATTATCGCAGCCGCCCGGTCCCTGGCGGACAGGCTTGAGTTCGTCGTCGTGCATGACGAAGCCTTCTACAAGGCACTGCCTGACGAGGTGACGAAGGTCTTCCATCCGACCCTGCCCCATGCCGACTATATGAAAGCCCTGGCGGGCTGTGATCTGGCCTTGCTGCCCCTGGCCGATACGCCTTTCAACCGACTGAAATCAGATCTGAAGTTCATCGAGTGCTGCGCAGCTGGCGTCGTGCCGATCTGTTCCCCCATCGTCTATGGCGACACGCCTGAGCATCTCGACATCGGCGTGTTCGCCGACACGCCCGCCTCTTGGGAAAAGGCGCTGCGGGATCTGGCCGCAGACCCTGGCGAGGTCCAGGCGCGGCGTGAGCGCGGCCTTGCCTATGTCAGGGCCAGGCGAATGCATGCGCAGCAGGTCCCTTTGCGACAGGCCTATTACCGCGATCTGATGGCGCAGCGACCGGAACTCGAGGCACAACGCCAGGCCCGCATCGCTGCAGCTCGACCGGCCAGATAA